The following nucleotide sequence is from Streptomyces sp. NBC_00239.
GCACTCCCTCCCGGTCGCAGCGCTCCAGCACCGGACGGATCAGCTCCGTGCCCAGCCCCTCCCCCTGCCGCCCGGGCGCCACCGCGATCATCAGCAGGTACTCGTGCTCCTCCGCGGTCGGGTGCACCGCACCGGTGAGCCGGCCCACCAGCTCGCAGCGTTCGTTGTCGGGGTCCGCGACCGCCCGCATCCGGGCCGGCACCTCGTCCTCGCCCTCGGGCTCGCCCGCCGGGATCCGCAGCCACAGCGCGGCCGCCGCGCCGTCCTCCGCGTAGTCGACCCGCCCCTCGGCGAGGGCCACGTCCACGAACACCCCGAGGAACTTCCCGTGCACGGCGCTCCGGTGGACGGGGTCGGGGAACACCCAGCTGCTCACCGGATCCTCCCGGAAGGCCTCGTCCAGCAGCGCCGCCACCGCGTCGCGGTCGCTCTCCAGGGCCTGGCGTATCCGAAGTCCCACAGCGTGCCACCTGTCACTCTCGAATCGGTCAACGATGCGAGCAGATCCTAGAGTTGCGGCGGCGCCGCCATGCCGCAGGGCCCGCCCGCCTGACCGAAACGGTCCTGCGGACGGGCCCCGGGCCGCGCCTGTCCTCGATTCCCCCTCCGGCCCCCTACCGGGTGCGCCGGGTCACGAACTCCGCCAGTGCCAGCAGCCCGTCGGCGGCCGCCGGGTCCGGTACCGCACGGGACAGCTGCTGCACGGCCCGCCCCATCCGGTCCGCCGCGTGGGCCTGCGCCCAGTCCCGCCCGCCGGCCCGCTCCACCGCGTCCGCCGCCCGCCGTACGTCGTCCCCCGCCATGGGGCCCGCGTACAGCCGGGCCAGCTCCTCCCCCGCCGCGGTGCCCGAGGTGAGGGCGGCCACGACCGGGAGGGACTTCTTGCGGGCGGCCAGGTCCGCGCCCGCGGGCTTGCCGGTGTGCTCCGGGTCGCCCCAGATGCCGATCAGGTCGTCGATGAGCTGGAAGGCCAGCCCCGCCTCCCGCCCGAAGCCGTCGAGCGCCTCCACCTCCTCGTCGCCGGCTCCGGCGTACAGCGCGCCCAGCGCGCAGGAACACCCCAGCAGCGCCCCGGTCTTGGCCATGGCCATCGCCAGGCAGGCGTCCAGGGACACCTCGGCCTGCCGCTCGAAGGAGCAGTCCGCCTGCTGTCCGGCGGACAGCTCGATCACGCAGGCCGCGAGCCGGGCCGAGGCCCGGGCCGAGGCCGGGTGCGGATCCTCGGCGAGGAGCCGCAGGGCGAGCGCGAGCAGGGTGTCCCCGGCGAGGAGCGCGTCCGGTATCCCGAACACCGTCCACGCCGTGGGACGGCCGCGGCGCCGCGCGTCCTCGTCGATGATGTCGTCGTGGAGGAGCGTGAAGTTGTGCGCCAGCTCCACGGCCGC
It contains:
- a CDS encoding GNAT family N-acetyltransferase; the protein is MGLRIRQALESDRDAVAALLDEAFREDPVSSWVFPDPVHRSAVHGKFLGVFVDVALAEGRVDYAEDGAAAALWLRIPAGEPEGEDEVPARMRAVADPDNERCELVGRLTGAVHPTAEEHEYLLMIAVAPGRQGEGLGTELIRPVLERCDREGVPAYLEASSERSRGLYERLGFAFTGDAVRLPDGPLMWPMWRKPQNTVA
- a CDS encoding family 2 encapsulin nanocompartment cargo protein polyprenyl transferase codes for the protein MSAPVVEGQEAAALLDATRETVNPELRRAVEGLPGSLRRVSMYHFGWEHADGRPASGNAGKAIRPALVLAAAAALGGTAAAAVRPAAAVELAHNFTLLHDDIIDEDARRRGRPTAWTVFGIPDALLAGDTLLALALRLLAEDPHPASARASARLAACVIELSAGQQADCSFERQAEVSLDACLAMAMAKTGALLGCSCALGALYAGAGDEEVEALDGFGREAGLAFQLIDDLIGIWGDPEHTGKPAGADLAARKKSLPVVAALTSGTAAGEELARLYAGPMAGDDVRRAADAVERAGGRDWAQAHAADRMGRAVQQLSRAVPDPAAADGLLALAEFVTRRTR